A window of the Poecile atricapillus isolate bPoeAtr1 chromosome 17, bPoeAtr1.hap1, whole genome shotgun sequence genome harbors these coding sequences:
- the NOG gene encoding noggin — protein sequence MDHSQCLVTIYALVVLLGLRLEQGACQHYLHIRPAPSDNLPLVDLIEHPDPIFDPKEKDLNETLLRNLMGGHFDPNFMSVSLPEDRLGVDDLAELDLLLRQRPSGAMPSEIKGLEFYDGLQPGKKHRLSKKLRRKLQMWLWSQTFCPVLYTWNDLGSRFWPRYVKVGSCYSKRSCSVPEGMVCKPAKSVHLTILRWRCQRRGGQRCTWIPIQYPIISECKCSC from the coding sequence ATGGATCATTCCCAGTGCCTTGTGACTATATACGCCTTGGTGGTTCTGCTGGGTCTCCGGCTAGAGCAGGGCGCCTGCCAGCACTATCTGCACATCCGACCGGCTCCCAGCGACAACTTGCCCTTGGTGGATCTAATCGAGCACCCGGACCCTATCTTTGACCCCAAGGAGAAGGATCTTAACGAGACCTTGCTAAGGAACCTCATGGGCGGACACTTCGACCCCAACTTTATGTCTGTTTCCTTGCCCGAGGACCGGCTCGGAGTGGACGATCTAGCTGAGCTGGACTTGCTGCTCAGGCAGAGACCCTCGGGAGCGATGCCCAGCGAAATCAAAGGGCTGGAGTTCTACGACGGGCTGCAGCCGGGCAAGAAGCACAGGCTGAGCAAGAAGCTGCGCAGGAAGCTGCAGATGTGGCTTTGGTCCCAGACCTTCTGCCCGGTCCTATACACGTGGAACGATCTCGGCAGCCGCTTTTGGCCCCGGTATGTCAAAGTGGGCAGCTGCTACAGTAAAAGGTCTTGTTCAGTCCCCGAAGGCATGGTTTGCAAACCTGCCAAATCCGTGCATTTAACGATCCTGAGGTGGAGGTGCCAGCGCCGGGGCGGGCAGAGATGCACATGGATACCCATCCAGTACCCCATCATTTCGGAGTGTAAGTGCTCCTGCTAG